The proteins below are encoded in one region of Oreochromis niloticus isolate F11D_XX linkage group LG6, O_niloticus_UMD_NMBU, whole genome shotgun sequence:
- the LOC100692916 gene encoding ADP-ribosylation factor-binding protein GGA1 — MAVAAPPDEASLQSRINKATNPLNKETDWDSIKGFCDQLENEPEGPQLATRLLAHKIQSPQEWEAMQALTVLETCMKNCGKRFHSEVGKFRFLNELIKVVSPKYLGARAPEAVKKKVLEMIYSWTVRLPDETKILEAYQMLKKQGIVKQDPVLPVDKPLPPPPPRAKSAIFEDEEKSKTLSRLLNSTHPEDLRAANKLIKEMVQEDQKRVEKVSKRVNAIQEVKESVSLLSQLLEGYNKESCSQSNQELIKDLYNRCEKMRPTLFRLASDTEDSDEALADILQANDSLTQVINQYRQLVKGEDVTKDGINSSLQPGNSSSALVDLTGLSISANTAPSNTDSSSLQTLTQNMGLSLLDDELMSLGLNVTENGDSQNTFQTSDITEVSTQSAPASVLLPAVVQKPQAPPVGGATAPPKAMEELDLLGKALLQQSLPPESQQVKWDKLQPQSRVPLRDLPAKSSSKPTPAATSTSTSSSATAPGASSVIHSEQSDAVLLSNLTLTVTDKASLPTADTYDSISLADVTVPLETIKPSTLLPVTVFDKHSLRVLFTFARDCPPSRPDVLVVIISMLSSAPIPVTNIRFQAAVPRVMKVKLQPPSSTELPAFNPILPPAAITQILLLANPHKEKVRLRYKLTFNLGDKSHDESGDVDQFPPPNTWGNL, encoded by the exons ATGGCGGTGGCGGCGCCTCCGGATGAGGCCAGCCTGCAGTCTCGCATCA ATAAGGCCACCAATCCTCTGAATAAGGAAACTGACTGGGACTCAATAAAGGGATTCTGTGATCAGCTCGAAAATGAACCGGAAGG gCCTCAGCTTGCAACCAGACTTCTGGCACATAAAATTCAGTCTCCTCAGGAGTGGGAGGCGATGCAAGCGCTAACG GTTCTTGAGACGTGCATGAAGAACTGTGGAAAGCGATTTCATAGTGAAGTGGGGAAGTTTCGCTTTCTCAATGAGCTAATCAAAGTGGTTTCACCAAAG TATTTAGGAGCCCGAGCTCCAGAGGCAGTGAAGAAGAAGGTCTTAGAGATGATTTACAGCTGGACGGTGAGACTCCCAGATGAGACCAAGATATTGGAAGCATATCAGATGCTGAAAAAACAGG GCATTGTCAAGCAGGATCCTGTGCTTCCTGTTGACAAGCCCCTCCCACCCCCTCCACCCAGAGCCAAAAGTGCCATCTTTGAAGATGAGGAGAAATCCAAG ACGCTGTCCCGCTTGTTGAATAGCACTCACCCTGAAGATTTAAGAGCAGCAAACAAGCTCATTAAGGAAATGGTCCAAGAG GACCAAAAACGAGTGGAGAAAGTGTCGAAGCGAGTGAACGCCATCCAGGAGGTGAAGGAGAGCGTCAGCCTGCTGAGCCAGCTGCTGGAGGGCTACAATAAGGAGAGCTGCTCCCAGAGCAACCAGGAGCTCATTAAG GATCTCTACAATCGCTGTGAGAAGATGAGGCCTACCCTATTCCGATTAGCGAGTGACACTGAGGATAGTGATGAAGCTTTAG CGGATATCTTGCAGGCCAATGACAGCTTGACGCAGGTCATTAATCAGTACCGACAGCTCGTAAAGGGAGAGGATGTGACTAAAGATGGCATAAATTCGTCTTTACAACCAG GCAACAGTAGCTCAGCGCTTGTGGATCTGACAGGCCTTAGCATATCAGCCAACACTGCACCGTCTAACACAGACTCCTCCAGCCTGCAAACTCTGACTCAGAATATGGGCTTGAGCCTCTTGGATGATGAGCTCATGTCACTTG GACTGAATGTAACCGAAAACGGTGACTCTCAGAACACTTTTCAG aCATCAGATATAACAGAGGTATCTACTCAATCTGCACCAGCTTCAGTGTTGCTACCAGCTGTGGTTCAGAAACCACAGGCTCCACCAGTAGGAGGGGCTACTGCTCCTCCTAAAGCCATGGAAGAGCTGGACCTGTTGGGAAAGGCACTGCTGCAGCAGTCTCTGCCTCCAGAGAGCCAGCAGGTCAAATG GGATAAGCTGCAGCCTCAATCTAGAGTCCCTTTACGAGATCTCCCGGCTAAATCCAGCTCAAAGCCCACACCTGCTGCGACTTCCACCTCCACCTCTAGTTCTGCTACTGCTCCTGGGGCCAGTTCGGTCATCCATTCAGAGCAGTCTGATGCCGTGCTGCTCTCCAATCTTACACTCACAGTTACTGACAAAGCCTCATTACCTACTGCTGACACTTACGACAGCATCTCTCTAGCTGATGTTACTGTGCCTCTGGAAACCATCAAACCTA GCACCTTGTTACCAGTCACTGTATTTGACAAGCACAGTCTCCGGGTTTTGTTCACCTTTGCCCGCGACTGCCCTCCATCACGACCTGACGTGCTGGTGGTGATAATCTCCATGCTGTCTTCAGCCCCTATTCCTGTTACCAACATCCGCTTCCAGGCAGCTGTGCCCAGA GTGATGAAAGTCAAGCTACAGCCTCCCTCCAGTACTGAGCTGCCTGCCTTCAATCCCATCTTGCCTCCAGCTGCCATCACACAGATTTTACTGCTGGCAAACCCTCACAAG GAGAAAGTCCGTTTGCGGTACAAACTAACTTTCAACCTGGGGGACAAATCTCACGATGAATCTGGTGACGTCGACCAGTTCCCACCTCCAAACACTTGGGGAAACCTCTAG